In Polaribacter sp. Hel_I_88, the following proteins share a genomic window:
- a CDS encoding SusC/RagA family TonB-linked outer membrane protein: MKNNKLEQLNDSDSNYSYMYSSNVSRFQNLLKSTNFKAIKILFFMLLMMSYQVVLGQSQETKIIVLNDNGKPFKSVIVESVENKNESGITDKDGVAILNLSLNTFIRLSFSDMQKLVEVKSQTINVKLGLSDKKINLGFGLSKSTEEITSSIDVVYFDKLEKSSLNNPSESLYGQLSGLMVLQNTGEPWSRNATINVRGRGTLGNNAPLVMVDGFERDLSSLALLDIESVSVLKDGTALARFGQRGANGVLLITTKKGEYDSFKVEVSYDQGWNFPLREPEFLNSYDYANAVNQASILDGNAAVYSNQDLIGFQSGENPSLFPNVNWFDETFRDFGTTTNMNVSFTGGGTSVKYFASLNYQNERGLFDNTTLDDRYDSQLKYDRLNFRTNLDIDLTNTTKFIVNVSGNIDGRTEPGARVSGVMDALYSIPSAAFPVRTPNGEWGGTEFYDNNPVALVSSTGIRQPNGRQIAANGQIIQDLNGFVKGLSAEIALGYDNEVNYFENRLRGFLYESLSFTRDPATGEINNTTSTVFGNETDLGFNNSFGNQLRHTTLYGKLNYDKSFQESELNTSLMFHQDKRVRDGQYNTFLRQNIMATASYSYKNKYFVDGVLSYAGSSVLPNGDKFGLFPAISAAWVLNREKFLKDSKTINYLKLRASWGMSGNDIMAPNLDEQAFANGGGYLFTDNNGSLGGIRENRLATQGLTYENSIKTNVGIDMELLGSLSLKVDAFYDQRKNILVNTNGAIPSLIGVATPIENSGEVINRGIETALRWKEDIGGFKYFIGGNFMFAKNEIIEMNEEFQPFDYLRETGNSIGQQFGLQSLGFFRDQNDINNSPQQLFSVVRPGDIKYKDQNNDGVIDNFDIVPIGYADSTPEMYYSFDFGFEMRGVGVNLLFQGIANKTVYLNTKSVFIPLRGNSTISDFSANSWTPETANTATLPRLSLLENENNYRKNDIWLAKADYLKLRRFEVYYNFPENVASKLKMNNAKIYGRGMNVFSIDSIKETDPEATGVGYPSLASYHLGIKFEF; encoded by the coding sequence ATGAAAAATAACAAACTAGAACAATTAAATGACAGCGATTCGAATTACAGCTATATGTATAGTTCTAATGTTTCCCGTTTTCAAAATTTATTAAAATCAACAAATTTTAAAGCTATTAAAATTCTCTTTTTTATGCTACTAATGATGTCTTATCAGGTAGTTTTAGGACAATCTCAAGAGACGAAAATAATAGTTTTAAATGATAATGGGAAACCTTTTAAATCTGTTATTGTTGAGTCTGTTGAAAATAAAAATGAATCTGGAATTACAGATAAAGATGGTGTTGCAATTTTAAATTTAAGTTTAAACACTTTTATTAGACTTTCTTTTAGCGACATGCAAAAATTGGTTGAAGTAAAATCACAAACGATAAACGTAAAATTAGGGCTATCAGATAAAAAGATAAATCTTGGATTCGGACTTTCTAAGTCTACTGAAGAAATTACTTCATCAATAGATGTTGTATATTTTGACAAGCTAGAAAAGAGTTCTTTAAACAATCCTTCTGAAAGCCTTTATGGTCAACTTTCTGGACTTATGGTGCTTCAAAATACTGGAGAACCATGGAGTAGAAATGCCACAATTAATGTTAGAGGAAGAGGTACTTTAGGCAATAATGCACCTTTGGTTATGGTTGATGGTTTCGAGAGAGATTTATCTTCTTTAGCACTGCTAGATATTGAAAGTGTTTCGGTTTTAAAAGACGGTACAGCTTTAGCAAGATTTGGACAAAGAGGAGCGAATGGTGTACTATTAATTACTACAAAAAAGGGTGAGTACGATTCTTTTAAAGTAGAGGTTAGTTACGATCAAGGTTGGAATTTTCCATTACGTGAACCTGAGTTTTTAAATTCTTATGATTATGCGAATGCAGTAAATCAAGCAAGTATTCTTGATGGGAATGCAGCTGTATATTCAAATCAAGATTTGATAGGATTTCAATCAGGAGAAAATCCATCATTGTTTCCGAATGTAAACTGGTTTGATGAAACATTTAGAGATTTTGGGACAACAACAAATATGAATGTTAGTTTTACGGGTGGAGGTACAAGTGTTAAATATTTTGCCTCCCTTAATTATCAAAATGAACGAGGTTTATTTGATAACACAACATTGGACGATCGTTACGATAGTCAATTAAAATATGATCGATTAAATTTTAGAACAAACCTTGATATCGATTTGACAAACACTACAAAATTTATTGTGAATGTTTCTGGAAATATTGATGGTAGAACAGAACCAGGAGCAAGGGTTAGTGGTGTAATGGATGCGCTTTACAGTATACCTTCTGCTGCATTTCCTGTGAGAACACCTAATGGAGAGTGGGGAGGAACAGAATTTTATGACAACAACCCTGTAGCTTTGGTATCATCTACGGGTATTCGTCAACCCAATGGAAGACAAATAGCAGCAAACGGACAAATTATTCAAGATTTAAATGGTTTCGTTAAAGGTTTATCTGCTGAAATTGCCTTAGGATATGATAATGAAGTAAATTATTTTGAAAATAGATTGCGTGGTTTTTTATATGAAAGTTTATCTTTTACCAGAGATCCTGCAACTGGAGAAATCAACAATACCACTTCTACCGTTTTTGGGAATGAAACAGATTTAGGTTTTAATAATAGTTTTGGTAATCAATTACGTCATACCACGTTGTATGGAAAATTAAATTACGATAAGTCATTCCAAGAAAGTGAGTTAAATACTAGTTTAATGTTCCATCAGGACAAAAGAGTTAGAGATGGTCAATACAATACTTTTCTACGTCAAAATATAATGGCAACTGCCAGTTATTCCTATAAAAACAAATATTTTGTTGATGGTGTATTATCTTATGCAGGAAGCAGTGTTTTGCCTAATGGAGACAAATTTGGTTTATTTCCTGCTATTTCTGCAGCATGGGTATTAAATCGCGAAAAGTTCCTTAAAGATAGCAAAACTATTAATTATCTAAAACTACGTGCTTCTTGGGGTATGAGTGGTAATGATATTATGGCTCCTAATTTAGATGAGCAGGCTTTTGCAAATGGAGGTGGGTATTTATTTACAGATAATAATGGAAGTTTAGGAGGTATTAGAGAAAATCGATTGGCTACTCAAGGCCTTACTTATGAAAATTCAATCAAAACAAACGTAGGTATAGATATGGAGTTATTGGGGAGTCTTTCTTTAAAAGTAGATGCCTTTTATGATCAACGTAAAAACATATTAGTAAATACTAATGGAGCAATTCCATCATTAATAGGGGTTGCAACTCCAATTGAAAATTCAGGTGAAGTTATCAATAGAGGAATTGAAACTGCTCTTCGATGGAAAGAAGATATAGGAGGTTTTAAATACTTTATTGGAGGGAACTTTATGTTTGCAAAAAACGAAATTATTGAAATGAACGAAGAGTTTCAGCCTTTTGATTATTTAAGAGAAACTGGAAATTCGATTGGGCAACAATTTGGTTTACAAAGTTTAGGTTTCTTTAGAGATCAAAACGATATAAATAATAGTCCACAACAATTATTTTCTGTAGTAAGACCAGGAGATATTAAATATAAAGATCAGAATAATGATGGTGTAATCGATAATTTCGACATTGTACCTATTGGATATGCTGATAGTACTCCAGAAATGTATTATTCGTTTGACTTTGGTTTTGAAATGAGAGGAGTAGGGGTTAACTTATTGTTTCAAGGAATAGCCAATAAGACTGTGTATTTAAATACAAAGAGTGTATTTATTCCTTTAAGAGGTAATAGTACTATTTCTGATTTTTCAGCAAATAGTTGGACTCCAGAAACTGCAAACACTGCTACATTACCAAGATTATCATTACTTGAAAATGAAAATAATTATCGTAAAAACGATATTTGGTTGGCTAAAGCAGATTATCTAAAATTAAGACGTTTTGAAGTATACTACAATTTTCCAGAAAATGTAGCAAGTAAACTAAAAATGAATAACGCCAAAATATATGGACGTGGTATGAATGTGTTTTCCATAGATTCTATTAAAGAAACAGATCCAGAAGCAACAGGTGTTGGCTACCCATCACTTGCATCATATCACCTAGGAATTAAATTTGAATTTTAA
- a CDS encoding RagB/SusD family nutrient uptake outer membrane protein, with amino-acid sequence MKSLKHIHYFLLTLLILTVSSCNYLEYDETSFNRKDDVFSDFNRSKNFLTGIYNYLPTDFNSIDGAMRASASDEAEHVLDLSNIQRFNQGRYSALQPIDNVWGEMYSGIRAANMFLKETEGQEFLEDQFNLDYAQMIEQFNNYAYEARFLRAFFYFELVKRYKNIPLITEVLTTEEAINANQNTFDEVVNFIISECDAIALELPDDYSNFSDVAETGRATKGAALTLKSRMLLYAASPLHNTNNDISIWVDAASAAKSVIDLNVYTLENNYSNVVNNFTSNELIFERRQGNTNDFERRNFPVGYEGGNTGTCPTQNLVDTYEMQSNGLAITDPASGYDPQAPYSGRDPRLQQTIIVNGSNWKGQTVESFIGGANGRPITNATKTGYYLKKYVIEAINLSPTNTTSREHTWVLFRYGEVLLNYAEAMNEAYGPENGAAFGLTALDAVNQVRQRANMPNFPAGLSQSEFRDKLRNERMVELAFEDHRFWDIRRWKIGQQTTNIFQMEITQNNGGMVLFLKKNCWR; translated from the coding sequence ATGAAGTCACTAAAACATATACATTATTTCTTACTTACTTTACTAATACTTACCGTAAGTAGTTGTAATTATTTAGAATATGACGAAACATCATTCAACCGAAAAGATGATGTGTTTTCAGATTTTAATCGATCAAAAAATTTTTTAACAGGAATCTATAATTATCTGCCTACAGATTTTAATAGTATTGATGGTGCCATGCGTGCATCTGCATCTGACGAAGCAGAACATGTATTGGACTTATCTAATATCCAAAGATTTAATCAAGGTCGATACAGCGCATTACAACCTATAGATAATGTTTGGGGTGAGATGTATTCTGGGATAAGAGCTGCAAATATGTTTCTTAAAGAAACGGAAGGACAGGAGTTTTTAGAAGATCAATTTAATTTAGATTATGCGCAAATGATTGAACAATTCAATAATTATGCCTATGAAGCTAGATTTTTAAGAGCTTTTTTCTATTTCGAACTGGTAAAAAGATATAAAAACATACCACTAATTACTGAAGTATTAACAACAGAAGAAGCTATAAACGCAAATCAAAATACCTTTGATGAGGTTGTTAATTTTATCATAAGCGAATGTGATGCAATTGCATTAGAATTACCAGACGATTATTCTAATTTCTCTGATGTTGCTGAAACTGGGAGAGCTACTAAAGGAGCTGCATTAACGCTAAAATCGAGAATGTTGTTGTATGCAGCTAGTCCTTTGCACAATACAAATAATGATATTTCTATATGGGTAGACGCTGCTAGTGCTGCTAAATCTGTTATTGATTTAAATGTATATACCTTGGAAAACAACTATTCAAACGTTGTGAATAATTTTACTAGTAATGAGTTAATTTTTGAAAGACGTCAAGGTAATACTAATGATTTTGAAAGAAGAAATTTTCCTGTCGGGTATGAAGGTGGAAATACAGGAACTTGCCCTACTCAAAACTTAGTAGATACCTACGAAATGCAAAGTAATGGACTTGCTATTACAGATCCTGCATCTGGTTACGATCCACAAGCTCCTTATTCAGGCAGAGATCCTCGTTTACAGCAAACAATTATAGTAAATGGCTCTAACTGGAAAGGGCAAACTGTAGAAAGTTTTATTGGAGGTGCAAATGGAAGGCCTATAACCAATGCAACCAAAACAGGTTACTACCTTAAAAAATACGTTATCGAAGCCATAAATCTTTCGCCTACCAATACAACAAGTAGAGAGCACACATGGGTATTATTTAGATATGGTGAAGTATTGTTGAACTATGCAGAAGCAATGAACGAAGCTTATGGCCCTGAAAATGGAGCAGCTTTTGGATTAACTGCACTTGATGCTGTAAATCAAGTTAGACAAAGAGCAAATATGCCAAACTTTCCAGCAGGTTTAAGTCAAAGTGAATTTAGAGATAAATTGCGCAATGAACGAATGGTGGAATTGGCTTTTGAAGACCACCGTTTTTGGGACATTCGTCGTTGGAAAATTGGACAACAAACTACCAATATTTTTCAAATGGAAATAACACAAAATAATGGGGGAATGGTTTTGTTTTTGAAAAAAAATTGCTGGAGGTAA
- a CDS encoding RagB/SusD family nutrient uptake outer membrane protein, producing the protein MNIYPIPQAELFKNENLTQNTGW; encoded by the coding sequence ATGAACATTTACCCTATTCCACAGGCTGAACTTTTTAAAAATGAAAATTTAACTCAAAACACTGGTTGGTAA
- a CDS encoding T9SS type A sorting domain-containing protein, with amino-acid sequence MKKVTLLFTLLTISISFGQALPITNGGFESGDLTDWDGYGTAVVEAADVVGAGTTKSGTFAGRVNNWDSASLARTFDVEPGKTYIVNFWITNQFFYISTNSRVRNYTGGSNGDFLELTPIVPDGGKNAGDATIYECTIVDQNPSFEWKEVKYSFVVPAGVTKVRHLYFSNVTAFKYVDDFSVVEASTASVDDLQQFDFELYPNPASDFIKVSAVENFDKVEIYNLLGKLIYEETVSNNTKEINVSNLSDGIYFIKTSKGKSVGTYKFIKQ; translated from the coding sequence ATGAAAAAAGTTACTTTATTATTTACATTATTAACAATCTCGATAAGCTTTGGTCAAGCTTTACCCATTACCAATGGAGGTTTCGAATCTGGAGATTTAACAGACTGGGATGGCTATGGAACAGCTGTGGTTGAAGCTGCCGATGTTGTTGGGGCTGGCACAACAAAAAGTGGAACTTTTGCAGGTAGAGTGAACAATTGGGATTCTGCTTCTTTGGCAAGAACATTTGACGTGGAGCCAGGAAAAACATATATTGTTAATTTTTGGATCACAAACCAGTTCTTTTATATATCTACAAATTCTAGAGTTAGAAATTATACAGGTGGTTCAAATGGAGATTTCTTAGAATTAACTCCTATTGTACCTGATGGTGGTAAAAACGCAGGTGACGCAACAATTTATGAGTGTACAATTGTAGATCAAAACCCTTCTTTTGAATGGAAAGAAGTTAAGTATTCTTTTGTTGTACCTGCTGGTGTAACAAAGGTAAGACATCTTTATTTTAGTAATGTTACTGCGTTTAAGTATGTAGATGATTTTTCAGTGGTTGAGGCTTCTACAGCATCTGTTGACGATTTACAACAATTCGATTTTGAATTGTATCCAAACCCTGCAAGTGATTTTATTAAAGTTTCAGCAGTCGAAAATTTCGATAAGGTAGAGATATATAATTTACTTGGAAAGTTAATTTATGAAGAAACTGTTTCAAATAATACTAAAGAAATCAATGTTTCTAATCTTTCTGATGGTATCTATTTTATAAAAACTTCTAAAGGTAAATCAGTCGGAACTTATAAGTTTATTAAACAATAG